TCGTCGGCGAGCGTGTCCCGACGCTTGACGAAGCGTTCGATGTCCTGCCGGCGAACACGCTGGCAGTGGTCGAGCTGAAGGTTCGCGATGCCGCGCTTCCGGTGGCGGAGATCGTCCGGAAGGCGAACAGGCTTGATCAGACCGTGGTCATCTCATTCATCCCGGAGGCGCTGCGGGAGATTCGGTTCGCCGAGCCGCGCATCGCGACCTCGCTGCTGATCGGCTCCTCGCGCGAAGGACCCCAACCGACGGCGACCTCGTTGGTTCAGCAAGCCTTTGACGTCGGGACGAGTTGCCTCGACTTGCAGTGGGAGCTCGCCACCGAAGCCGCCATCGCGCACATCCACCGGCTCGGCGGCAGCGTGTGGACATGGACGGTCGATTCGCCAGCC
The Candidatus Poribacteria bacterium DNA segment above includes these coding regions:
- a CDS encoding glycerophosphodiester phosphodiesterase, yielding VGERVPTLDEAFDVLPANTLAVVELKVRDAALPVAEIVRKANRLDQTVVISFIPEALREIRFAEPRIATSLLIGSSREGPQPTATSLVQQAFDVGTSCLDLQWELATEAAIAHIHRLGGSVWTWTVDSPADMARLVNADVDAITSNYPDRLNDIKSGAR